In Aspergillus nidulans FGSC A4 chromosome II, a single window of DNA contains:
- a CDS encoding F-box protein (transcript_id=CADANIAT00004130) has product MGQRAKRTYFNCYGFGTDEAPGPVIPFHWCCFEILLRSLTGTTDPKNVNLDVLYEVMMGMCNGSGSALRLAYGDDVAHAQGQYWRCLPGAEFSVRHPTNTPNLKEFIQTQLKTNGTLHAPSETKGLDFGSRTPKNPFGTLPAELIYQICSFLPGSSLKALIQASPFIRLLTSDDYFWRCFIESDMPWLWQTQTATDAEVQAQSEPENLSVSQVLRSLATSSGLSLNHKQVYMWLDEVTAPKYGLEDPTLMGIANRRRIWGACEELSRGYRAVAVAA; this is encoded by the exons ATGGGACAGCGCGCAAAACGAACTTACTTTAATTG CTACGGCTTCGGGACGGACGAGGCGCCCGGGCCCGTGATCCCGTTCCACTGGTGTTGCTTTGAGATCCTTCTCCGGTCTTTGACCGGCACAACAGATCCGAAGAACGTCAATTTGGACGTTTTGTACGAGGTCATGATGGGCATGTGCAATGGGTCCGGATCGGCCCTGCGGCTTGCCTATGGAGACGACGTTGCCCACGCCCAGGGGCAGTATTGGCGATGTCTTCCTGGAGCCGAG TTCTCCGTCCGCCATCCTACGAACACACCCAACTTGAAGGAATTCATCCAGACACAGCTGAAAACCAACGGGACTCTGCATGCCCCTTCAGAAACAAAAGGCCTTGATTTTGGGTCGCGGACGCCGAAAAACCCTTTTGGCACTTTGCCCGCCGAACTCATCTACCAGATTTGCTCGTTTCTCCCGGGGTCTTCACTCAAAGCCCTCATCCAGGCATCACCCTTTATCCGTCTTCTGACCAGCGATGACTACTTCTGGCGCTGCTTCATTGAGTCCGATATGCCGTGGCTGTGGCAAACCCAGACTGCCACAGACGCTGAGGTCCAGGCACAGTCAGAGCCGGAGAATCTGTCTGTCTCCCAGGTGCTAAGGAGCTTGGCCACGAGTTCAGGTCTGAGCCTCAATCATAAACAGGTATACATGTGGCTCGATGAGGTTACGGCGCCGAAGTACGGCCTCGAAGACCCGACCTTGATGGGCATTGCGAATCGAAGGAGGATCTGGGGCGCTTGTGAGGAGTTGTCGAGGGGCTATCGCGCTGTGGCGGTAGCAGCATGA
- a CDS encoding putative oxalate decarboxylase (transcript_id=CADANIAT00004131), protein MKSTLALSLSFSLLELLPLIHGAPTFTKRQDTGPNPPLRGSKDLLGYSPNNKLTEQTTEDIQYTLVPGQTEDEDLGVYLDFSNNPNPQPIRGSKGGTDPGPRNPELDRQNSDKLAPPGTDHGQTINANWPMSLSKAKCVSSRLGLDHAGWSRQENVVVMPAATKMAGVDMRLEASAYRELHWHQAGEWSLVLNGSCRIQAVNEDGQTFIDDVTEGDVWFFPPGVPHSIQALDVGVEFLLVFDDGSFSEDNTFLASEIFAHNPKSVLSKNFDLPVSAFDDIPSGELFIFPGTAPPTEIAAQNKSTAAGPVPRDRTYSYHFSEQPAHIVPGGSVKIVDPQNFPAASNFAAAVVTVKPGAMREIHWHPTSDEWSFFIRGQGRATLIEAPSTATTFDFHAGDVGYFPMSHSHYIENTGEEDLVLLEVLQADHFSDIALGQWLGSTDKQIVGDTLRLPEDALNQLKSEKQYVVAAPSNATQA, encoded by the exons ATGAAGTCCACCCTTGCACTTTCACTCTCGTTCTCACTTCTTGAGCTCCTGCCTCTCATCCATGGAGCACCAACCTTTACCAAGCGACAAGACACCGGCCCGAACCCCCCGCTACGCGGATCGAAAGACCTGCTCGGCTATTCGCCAAACAACAAGCTGACAGAGCAGACCACAGAGGACATCCAGTATACCCTTGTTCCCGGACAGAcagaggacgaagatctTGGTGTATACCTGGACTTCTCGAACAACCCAAATCCGCAGCCGATCCGTGGCTCAAAGGGAGGAACTGATCCTGGCCCGC GTAACCCGGAGCTCGACCGCCAGAACAGCGACAAGCTAGCTCCGCCCGGAACAGACCATGGACAGACTATCAATGCCAACTGGCCCATGTCTCTTAGCAAAGCCAAGTGCGTGT CAAGCAGACTCGGTCTCGACCATGCAGGATGGTCCCGGCAAGAGAACGTCGTCGTTATGCCTGCCGCCACAAAGATGGCCGGCGTAGACATGCGTCTTGAAGCCAGCGCTTATCGTGAGCTGCACTGGCACCAAGCTGGCGAGTGGAGTCTGGTTCTCAACGGGTCGTGCAGGATTCAG gcTGTGAACGAAGATGGCCAGACCTTCATCGACGACGTCACAGAGGGCGATGTGTGGTTTTTTCCTCC CGGCGTCCCACACTCCATACAAGCCCTAGATGTCGGcgtcgagttcctcctcgtcttcgacgACGGCTCTTTCTCCGAAGACAACACCTTCCTCGCCTCCGAGATCTTCGCGCATAACCCG AAATCCGTCCTCAGCAAGAATTTTGACCTCCCCGTCTCTGCCTTCGACGACATCCCCTCCGGCGAACTCTTTATCTTCCCTGGCACTGCTCCACCCACAGAAATTGCCGCCCAGAACAAATCCACCGCCGCAGGGCCTGTCCCGCGCGACCGAACATACTCGTACCACTTCTCTGAGCAGCCCGCACATATCGTCCCGGGTGGGAGCGTCAAGATCGTGGACCCCCAAAACTTCCCCGCGGCCAGTAACTTCGCTGCAGCAGTGGTGACCGTTAAGCCCGGTGCAATGCGAGAGATTCACTGGCACCCAACAAGCGACGAGTGGAGTTTCTTTATCAGGGGCCAGGGCCGGGCGACGCTTATTGAAGCACCATCGACGGCGACGACGTTTGACTTCCATGCTGGTGATGTGGGATACTTTCCTATGTCGCATAGCCACTATATCGAGAATACAGGGGAAGAGGATCTGGTCTTGCTTGAGGTGTTGCAAGCTGACCACTTTAGTG ATATCGCTTTAGGCCAGTGGCTCGGCTCAACGGATAAGCAGATAGTCGGTGATACGCTGCGTTTGCCTGAGGATGCGCTCAATCAATTGAAGTCAGAAAAGCAGTATGTTGTTGCTGCACCGAGCAATGCTACGCAAGCGTGA
- a CDS encoding cation:proton antiporter (transcript_id=CADANIAT00004132) has product MADSAFAYHEPSISTILNQTGLLLVLNIVNTCLDKLLYCGLIGQLFVGILWGTPGAQWLDRSVETVIQQLGYLGLIMLVYEGGLSTSLSSLRANMYLSVAVAFTGIGIPMALSFVLMELVSATPLQAFAAGAALSATSLGTTFTILSTTGLITTRLGTVTTSAAMLDDVVGLVMVQIISNLGGSGNSFSALTVVRPLFVSLGLGVGVVLACRFVLRPFLMRVLPSRDRLPGFTSTPQFAFLRYTGLLVGLVAGATYAGTSSLLAAYLAGVISSWFDGLLRAMPVSTAESSSFRQEASPQPASRDSSVTHSPRSPEPGQEREQITGMHIYEHYYQGPVNRILTPMFFASIGFAIPITEMFQGSVVWRGFVYALLMTFGKMCTGLWLVRGSPVSGLTTFARILKASLSYVTSCLRRPLKSQSEKSPHAQQAQHREPVQNTDGAPQEPSDNRSARVGSNNQKEGEYATNTDSDRPPQREPDQRTPFVSSLPPKPKSLYPATILSLAMVARGEIGYLIASLAESNGIFGKDSQGSSETYLVVVWAISLCTLIGPISVGTLVKRVKILQRQRENSNTGGADPLGVWGI; this is encoded by the exons ATGGCAGACTCAGCATTTGCCTATCATGAGCCATCGATTTCCACCATCCTCAACCAAACcggcctgctgctggtgctgaatATAGTCAATACTTGCCTCGACAAGCTGCTTTACTGCGGCTTGATCGGCCAGCTCTTCGTTGGGATTCTCTGGGGTACCCCTGGAGCTCAATGGCTCGATCGCAGTGTTGAGACCGTCATCCAGCAGCTGGGGTACCTAGGCCTGATTATGCTCGTGTACGAGGGCGGCTTATCcacctcgctctcctcccTCAGAGCAAACATGTACCTCTCTGTTGCAGTAGCCTTTACTGGCATCGGAATCCCCATGGCACTGTCATTTGTTCTCATGGAACTGGTCTCCGCGACCCCGCTGCaggcttttgctgctggtgcgGCTCTTAGCGCGACGAGCTTGGGCACTACGTTCACGATTCTCTCAACAACTGGGCTTATCACCACCCGCCTCGGGACGGTCACAACTAGTGCGGCGATGCTGGATGACGTCGTTGGCCTTGTGATGGTTCAGATAATATCCAATCTGGGTGGGAGTGGCAATTCGTTCAGTGCACTGACTGTAGTCCGCCCGCTGTTCGTATCACTCGGCCTCGGAGTTGGCGTTGTTCTGGCATGTCGGTTCGTCCTCCGGCCGTTTCTGATGAGAGTGCTCCCATCTAGGGACAGACTGCCAGGATTTACGTCTACGCCCCAATTCGCGTTCCTTAGGTATACTGGCTTGCTCGTGGGCTTGGTTGCTGGTGCTACGTACGCCGGCACGTCGAGTCTGTTAGCTGCGTACCTCGCTGGTGTTATAAGCTCGTGGTTTGACGGCCTGCTGCGAGCGATGCCGGTCTCAACCGCCGAAAGCAGTTCTTTCCGCCAGGAGGCTTCGCCACAACCTGCCTCACGCGACTCAAGCGTAACTCACTCTCCTCGATCACCCGAACCTGGCCAAGAGAGAGAGCAAATAACAGGAATGCATATTTACGAGCACTACTACCAAGGCCCTGTTAACCGGATTCTGACCCCCATGTTTTTC GCTTCAATTGGCTTTGCCATACCAATCACCGAGATGTTCCAGGGTAGCGTTGTATGGCGCGGCTTCGTCTACGCCCTTTTGATGACGTTCGGCAAAATGTGTACAGGGTTGTGGCTGGTACGAGGATCTCCCGTGTCCGGTCTTACCACCTTCGCCCGTATACTCAAGGCTTCCTTGTCTTATGTGACATCCTGTCTCCGCCGGCCGCTAAAGAGTCAAAGCGAGAAATCCCCCCATGCTCAACAAGCACAGCACAGGGAGCCGGTTCAGAATACGGACGGGGCTCCACAGGAACCCAGCGATAATCGAAGTGCGCGCGTTGGCTCAAACAAccaaaaagaaggagaatacGCCACAAACACTGATTCTGATCGTCCACCACAGCGAGAACCCGACCAGCGTACACCGTTCGTGTCATCACTCCCACCCAAGCCCAAGTCCCTCTACCCAGCAACGATCCTGTCTCTAGCCATGGTAGCGCGTGGCGAAATCGGCTACCTGATTGCTTCTCTGGCAGAGTCCAATGGTATTTTTGGAAAGGATTCGCAAGGGTCGTCTGAGACGTATCTCGTAGTAGTCTGGGCAATCTCGCTTTGCACTCTGATTGGACCTATCTCGGTTGGAACACTCGTCAAGCGGGTCAAAATTCTGCAGCGACAACGCGAAAACAGTAATACGGGTGGAGCTGATCCGCTTGGTGTCTGGGGGATCTAG
- a CDS encoding bZIP transcription factor (transcript_id=CADANIAT00004133) has product MPAKHQTEEDQLSKQDPTERRRLQNRLSQRNHRRKIRDRIAKLQERVIASELRAAATLHGWHSTPCIPYEVKPSPSSTSSASSSLSLPLCSSSTPTELQRQASCNLNLNTTTQMPFHSTARYEDASGGVGSMTTNASGTSSPTDLVASDTVGTGGILGTGAGIGTGPESGQAFGLGLNTMQLCERWGFQGSVYLTTGTVPSFSASSLTLTCAETSLPQVMQTLGPSSNAIILVPTPGYPAGSGGSTLEYAQAQGLDIDGCQCQTMGWMSCPLHSMG; this is encoded by the exons ATGCCGGCAAAGCACcaaacagaagaagaccaattGTCGAAACAGGATCCAACGGAGCGGCGGAGGTTGCAGAACCGTCTGTCGCAGCGGAACCACC GCCGAAAGATCCGCGACCGCATCGCTAAGCTCCAAGAGCGAGTCATTGCCAGCGAGCTTCGTGCTGCCGCAACCCTGCACGGCTGGCACTCTACCCCTTGTATCCCGTATGAAGTCAAGCCATCGCCCTCGTCTACCTCGTCAGCTTCCTCGTCGCTATCACTGCCGCTATGTTCCTCCTCCACTCCCACAGAGCTTCAGCGGCAGGCTTCGTGTAATCTTAACCTAAACACAACCACCCAGATGCCGTTTCACTCCACGGCCCGCTACGAGGATGCATCGGGGGGCGTCGGTTCGATGACAACAAACGCAAGCGGCACGTCTAGTCCCACCGACCTTGTCGCTTCCGATACGGTTGGAACCGGTGGAATATTAGGAACCGGAGCGGGAATTGGGACTGGCCCTGAATCCGGGCAAGCGTTTGGCCTTGGTCTTAATACAATGCAGTTGTGTGAACGGTGGGGGTTTCAGGGGTCAGTTTATCTGACGACTGGTACTGTCCCCTCCTTTTCCGCGTCGAGCCTGACGCTAACGTGCGCAGAGACATCCCTTCCACAGGTCATGCAAACGCTTGGCCCATCCTCTAACGCTATCATCCTGGTCCCAACTCCAGGGTATCCCGCGGGTAGTGGGGGAAGTACGCTGGAGTATGCGCAGGCCCAGGGTCTGGATATAGATGGATGCCAGTGCCAGACTATGGGATGGATGAGCTGCCCGTTACACTCTATGGGTTAG
- a CDS encoding aspartyl protease pepAc (transcript_id=CADANIAT00004134), which produces MRHLVASSLLASAAAVNLPRHHLQIRQSSNTTRTAHTIPLTATLYGSRYNAPVTIGNTEFDLLVDTGSSDTFVIETGYECFGQSVYTGDIVTAEQSQCAYASETYNPSESDTFEPINNETFIAAYGAGVATGSMAYEDITLGGVTVTDQRFGLVNRSSPMGLGASGILGLAYPVITSAYEVNGTLEDYVDDLAEDLDDDDVDTSIEQEPYSPLFVNMARRGLVEPYFSLALERLDGDSETGDGGVLVLGGLPDVKLANNFTTVAAEYYEAAEFRSDNGTRLRSYWATTVQRISYGGDGEYTASYQTIVDSGAPMNYVPTEVADGFNQAFSSSAQWDDTQGAYRVDCDANAPDFAVQLGGTTFKLNPTDLVLRSGVEFGGEEICVSAVTRGLEQQINETDTTELYILGAGFLKGVVAVFDFGNSEMRFAERDTSAASVLEVFGGRKLAVVLGVMFALLI; this is translated from the coding sequence ATGCGCCATCTCGTTGCCAGCTCTCTGCTGGCCAGCGCAGCAGCGGTCAACCTCCCGCGACACCATCTTCAGATCCGCCAATCCTCCAACACCACCCGAACCGCGCATACGATCCCGCTGACGGCGACGCTCTACGGCTCACGCTACAATGCGCCCGTCACGATCGGCAACACCGAATTCGACCTGCTCGTCGATACCGGCAGCAGCGACACCTTCGTCATTGAAACCGGCTACGAATGTTTCGGCCAGTCCGTGTACACTGGCGATATCGTCACGGCCGAGCAGTCGCAGTGCGCCTATGCCTCTGAGACCTATAACCCCAGCGAAAGCGATACCTTCGAGCCGATCAACAACGAGACGTTCATCGCCGCGTACGGCGCCGGCGTCGCGACCGGCTCAATGGCCTATGAGGATATCACTCTCGGCGGGGTGACGGTCACTGACCAGCGTTTCGGGTTGGTGAACAGGTCCTCGCCCATGGGGCTGGGCGCCAGTGGGATCCTGGGTCTTGCGTACCCGGTGATCACGTCGGCATATGAAGTCAACGGCACCCTGGAAGACTACGTCGACGATCTCGCAGAGGAcctcgatgatgatgatgtggaCACGTCCATCGAACAGGAACCGTACAGCCCGCTGTTCGTGAATATGGCGCGGCGCGGCCTCGTCGAGCCGTACTTCTCGCTCGCGCTGGAGCGACTTGACGGCGACTCTGAGACTGGCGACGGCGGCGTGCTAGTTCTGGGTGGGCTACCGGACGTCAAGCTCGCCAACAACTTCACCACCGTTGCGGCCGAGTACTACGAGGCGGCCGAGTTCCGAAGCGACAACGGCACCAGACTGCGCTCGTACTGGGCGACGACCGTGCAGAGGATTAGCTacggcggcgacggcgagTACACCGCGTCTTACCAGACGATCGTCGACTCGGGCGCTCCCATGAACTATGTCCCAACCGAGGTCGCCGACGGGTTCAACCAGGCGTTCAGCTCGTCCGCCCAGTGGGATGACACACAGGGTGCCTACCGCGTCGACTGCGACGCCAACGCCCCCGACTTTGCCGTACAGCTGGGCGGAACCACCTTCAAGCTCAACCCGACGGACCTGGTCCTGCGGTCGGGCGTCGAGTttggcggcgaggagattTGTGTCTCTGCCGTTACGCGCGGACTGGAGCAGCAGATCAACGAGACTGATACCACGGAACTGTACATCCTGGGCGCGGGATTCCTCAAGGGGGTCGTGGCCGTGTTTGACTTTGGCAACTCAGAGATGCGCTTTGCCGAGAGGGATACGAGCGCTGCTTCTGTGCTGGAGGTGTTTGGGGGCCGGAAGTTGGCCGTTGTTCTGGGGGTGATGTTCGCTTTGTTGATCTAA
- a CDS encoding uncharacterized protein (transcript_id=CADANIAT00004135) yields MPRRAHKKSRNGCLECKRRHVKCDENRPICSNCTASERICEYGTRWFYTTPAPRPGPPTAAPKSGLGLGRGPGSSPGAATSIESSSLSSASTEGGTSAGIGTGSDSRTGSENGIYTPSQAGLSDQPVNMLHVELFHNLYTKTYLTFDPGRFSPGLPGLFSYSITTPYLINEMLALSALHMSTLHPDKRDYYHYHAAQLQTHALAIFKDSNHQVTQETCVPLFLFASILGIHMLCDTLIYRENNNDFSTFLSRFTHYLRLHYGVRTILREAWFLLRAADSIVKPALDAGMTLYKFDGPLDPALQVLLDRITASKLGQDLTDLYRQAIESLQICTNVANAGDQRHAAVNGVVVWPILVQPEYGDALAARRPEALVILAHWAVLLWRYRETWLFGDSGAYILGSVVDLLGTEWEAWLRGPRRVIQDVHM; encoded by the exons ATGCCCCGACGAGCGCACAAGAAATCGCGGAATGGCTGTCTTGAGTGTAAGCGACGTCATGTCAAG TGTGACGAAAACCGCCCGATCTGCTCCAACTGCACCGCATCAGAGCGTATTTGCGAATACGGGACGCGCTGGTTCTACACGACCCCAGCCCCAAGGCCCGGGCCTCCAACTGCAGCGCCGAAATCGGGATTAGGGCTAGGCCGGGGGCCTGGTAGCAGCCCCGGTGCCGCTACATCTATCGAGTCGTCGTCCCTGTCCTCGGCAAGCACAGAGGGTGGCACTAGTGCTGGCATTGGTACTGGAAGTGACTCTAGAACCGGGTCAGAGAATGGTATATACACTCCCTCACAAGCAGGGCTCTCTGACCAGCCCGTCAATATGCTCCACGTCGAGCTCTTCCACAATCTCTACACTAAAACTTACCTCACCTTTGACCCAGGCCGGTTCAGCCCCGGACTGCCAGGCCTCTTCTCGTACTCCATCACAACGCCCTACCTCATCAACGAGATGCTCGCGCTCAGCGCACTGCACATGAGCACATTACATCCCGATAAGAGGGACTACTATCACTATCACGCAGCGCAGCTCCAGACCCACGCACTagccatcttcaaggactCCAATCACCAGGTGACGCAAGAGACATGCGTTccgctcttcctcttcgcctcgaTCCTGGGGATCCACATGCTCTGCGACACCCTGATCTACAGAGAGAACAATAACGATTTCAGCACTTTCCTCTCCCGCTTCACCCACTATCTCCGCCTACACTATGGCGTGCGCACAATCCTCCGCGAGGCATGGTTCCTCCTTCGCGCCGCCGACTCCATCGTGAAACCAGCCCTGGACGCTGGAATGACCCTGTACAAGTTCGACGGCCCACTTGATCCAGCCCTCCAAGTACTCCTCGACCGCATCACTGCGTCGAAACTGGGACAGGATCTAACAGATCTTTACCGGCAGGCCATTGAATCACTACAAATATGCACGAATGTCGCGAATGCAGGAGATCAGCGGCATGCGGCGGTCAACGGGGTGGTAGTCTGGCCGATCCTGGTTCAGCCTGAGTATGGGGATGCTTTGGCTGCGAGACGGCCTGAGGCGCTGGTTATTCTGGCTCATTGGGCGGTGCTTTTGTGGCGGTATAGGGAGACATGGCTCTTTGGGGACTCGGGCGCGTATATTCTTGGGAGCGTGGTTGACTTGCTGGGTACTGAATGGGAGGCCTGGTTGAGGGGGCCTAGGAGGGTTATACAGGACGTTCATATGTAG
- a CDS encoding RTA1 domain-containing protein (transcript_id=CADANIAT00004136), which yields MAKLEPYVDDYYLWEYIPSLPASIIFVLLFLAATLFHCWKAWKSRARFCIPFCIGGIFEVIGFGTRAACTDNTGKLMPYTIQSVFILLGPVLYAASVYMVLARLIRSVGAEEYSLIRNTRVTKTFVTGDIVSFLVQGSGAGLMAMGGSMTNVAKGIVIAGLMVQIVIFGFFMVTSAVFDQRMRRYPTSLSMSRNGGDGIGWKEHLYPLYAVSILIMIRSIFRVIEYAMGQKGYLLAHEWPIYVFDAVLMLGVMVIWGRWHPGSIRTEGMGAQLFSMNSGQSKD from the exons ATGGCTAAACTCGAGCCCTACGTCGACGATTACTATCTCTGGGAGTACATTCCCTCCCTTCCTGCATCTATCATCTTCGTGCTGCTCTTTCTCGCCGCAACGCTCTTCCACTGCTGGAAAGCATGGAAATCACGAGCTCGATTCTGTATACCTTTCTGCATTGGAGGAATAT TTGAAGTGATTGGCTTCGGCACCCGAGCAGCCTGCACAGATAACACCGGCAAGCTTATGCCGTACACGATCCAGAGcgtctttatcctcctcgGCCCAGTCCTCTATGCCGCCTCTGTCTACATGGTCCTCGCCCGGCTGATCCGCAGTGTCGGAGCCGAGGAATACTCCCTTATCCGCAACACGCGCGTCACAAAGACCTTCGTCACAGGCGATATCGTCTCTTTCCTCGTGCAgggctctggagctggaCTGATGGCCATGGGCGGGTCGATGACGAACGTGGCAAAAGGTATTGTTATCGCGGGGCTGATGGTCCAGATTGTGATATTTGGGTTCTTCATGGTCACGTCCGCCGTGTTTGACCAGCGCATGAGGCGGTACCCAACCAGTCTTAGCATGAGCAGGAACGGTGGTGACGGGATAGGCTGGAAAGAGCATCTCTATCCGCTGTACGCGGTCAGTATCCTCATTATGATCCGGTCGATTTTCAGAGTCATCGAGTATGCAATGGGGCAGAAGGGGTACCTTCTAGCGCATGAATGGCCGATATATGTTTTCGACGCGGTCTTGATGCTTGGGGTGATGGTGATCTGGGGGAGGTGGCATCCGGGGAGCATCAGGACCGAGGGGATGGGAGCGCAGTTATTTAGCATGAACAGCGGGCAGAGTAAAGACTAA